One segment of Thamnophis elegans isolate rThaEle1 chromosome 16, rThaEle1.pri, whole genome shotgun sequence DNA contains the following:
- the ZDHHC12 gene encoding probable palmitoyltransferase ZDHHC12: MRPGAPAGAGWAVRAAQTGLSWGVTVGLFLHDTDLRRQLEQGDLLQPIVFTLLVLSSVVLYFVVSLMNPGYVEGDSGDEKDSMTGEEKAKTSIQASDVRLRRCGYCMVKQPLRAKHCQACQQCVRRYDHHCPWIENCIGERNHPLFVLYLGVQLTVLLWALQVAWSGLNFQSFSWLWLQCHLLLLLSFLLLTICTVIATLLLGSHLYLVSCNTTTWEFMSRHRISYLKHCKVENPFDQGVLLNLWRFFCACRLMAWEKLYPSEETELV, encoded by the exons ATGCGGCCGGGGGCGCCCGCGGGCGCCGGGTGGGCGGTGCGGGCGGCGCAGACGGGGCTCAGCTGGGGCGTCACGGTGGGGCTCTTCCTGCACGACACAG ATCTCCGGAGGCAGCTTGAGCAAGGAGATCTTCTTCAGCCGATTGTGTTCACCTTGCTGGTTCTCTCTTCCGTCGTCCTGTATTTTGTGGTCTCACTCATGAACCCAGGCTACGTTGAGGGCGACAGCGGGGATGAGAAG GACTCAATGACCGGAGAAGAGAAAGCCAAAACTTCCATCCAAGCGTCTGATGTTCGTCTCCGGCGGTGTGGATACTGCATGGTGAAG CAACCTTTGCGAGCCAAGCATTGCCAGGCGTGTCAGCAGTGCGTCCGCCGTTACGACCACCACTGTCCTTGGATTGAGAACTGCATCGGGGAGAGGAATCACCCACTTTTCGTGCTCTACTTGGGGGTGCAGCTCACCGTCCTGCTCTGGGCTCTGCAGGTGGCTTG GTCCGGCCTGAACTTCCAGTCCTTTTCCTGGCTCTGGCTTCAGTGccacctgctcctcctcctctccttcctgctCCTCACCATCTGCACCGTGATTGCGACGCTCCTGCTGGGCTCCCACCTCTACCTCGTCTCCTGCAACACCACCACCTGGGAATTCATGTCCCGCCACCGCATTTCCTACTTGAAACACTGCAAGGTGGAGAACCCCTTCGACCAGGGGGTCCTGCTCAACCTCTGGAGGTTCTTCTGCGCCTGCCGCCTGATGGCCTGGGAGAAACTCTACCCTTCGGAGGAGACCGAGCTGGTGTGA